The Euphorbia lathyris chromosome 2, ddEupLath1.1, whole genome shotgun sequence genome includes a window with the following:
- the LOC136218039 gene encoding 2-alkenal reductase (NADP(+)-dependent)-like — MADEVRNQQVLLKNYVNGFPKESDMEIVTSSVKLKIPESTKDAVLVRNLYLSCDPYMRSFMNSHNNSSLFPSYQPGKPIRGFGVVKIVESTHPNYKKGDLGWGFTEWEEYTLILSPELLIKIDHTDLPLSYYTGILGMPGMTAYGGFYEVCNPKAGEKVYVSAAAGAVGQLVGQFAKLMGCYVVGSAGSQQKVDLLKNKFGFDEAFNYKEEPDLNVALKRYFPEGIDIYFENVGGKMLDAVLLNMRTRGRIAVCGMISQYNVTQPEGIYNLTSIIYKLVRMQGFVASDYYSEYAKFMDIVVPYLKEGKIEYVEDIVEGLEKGPAALVGLFTGQNVGKQVVLVSHE; from the exons ATGGCCGACGAAGTGAGAAACCAGCAGGTTCTATTGAAAAACTATGTCAATGGATTTCCCAAAGAGTCCGACATGGAAATAGTAACCTCTTCTGTTAAGCTCAAGATCCCTGAATCTACTAAAGATGCTGTCTTGGTCAGGAATCTTTACTTGTCTTGTGATCCTTACATGCGTTCTTTCATGAATTCTCATAATAATTCTTCCCTGTTTCCTTCATACCAACCAGGAAAG CCTATTAGAGGATTTGGTGTGGTAAAAATTGTGGAATCTACACATCCAAATTACAAGAAAGGAGATCTGGGATGGGGTTTTACAGAGTGGGAAGAGTACACTCTCATTCTATCACCAGAGCTTCTAATCAAAATAGACCATACTGATTTGCCTCTTTCCTACTACACTGGAATTCTAG GCATGCCTGGAATGACTGCATATGGTGGATTCTATGAAGTATGTAATCCAAAGGCAGGAGAAAAAGTGTATGTTTCAGCAGCAGCAGGTGCAGTGGGTCAGCTTGTTGGCCAATTCGCTAAATTGATGGGCTGCTATGTTGTTGGAAGTGCTGGATCTCAACAAAAG GTAGATTTATTGAAGAACAAATTTGGATTTGATGAAGCATTCAATTACAAAGAAGAACCTGACTTGAATGTTGCTTTGAAAAG ATACTTCCCAGAAGGAATAGACatatattttgaaaatgttgGGGGAAAAATGTTAGATGCAGTGCTTCTCAACATGAGAACGCGTGGACGCATTGCTGTGTGCGGGATGATCTCTCAGTACAATGTTACCCAACCTGAAGGTATATATAACTTGACCAGCATAATATATAAATTGGTTCGGATGCAAGGATTTGTAGCCTCTGACTATTATTCAGAGTATGCAAAATTCATGGATATTGTAGTGCCCTACTTAAAAGAAGGAAAGATAGAATATGTGGAAGACATTGTGGAAGGTTTGGAGAAGGGGCCTGCTGCTCTTGTAGGTTTGTTCACTGGTCAAAATGTCGGAAAACAAGTGGTTCTAGTTTCCCACGAATAA
- the LOC136218040 gene encoding 2-alkenal reductase (NADP(+)-dependent)-like, which yields MASSDELVVSNKQVLFKDYVSGFPKESDMQVNVSTINLKLPQDSTGILVKNLYLSCDPYMRVLMNTDEQSSSIFSSYTPGSPITGFGVAKVVESSNPNFKEGEFVWGTTGWEEYSLITSPESLFKIHHTDLPLSYYTGLLGMAGLTAYGGFYEVCNPKEGEYVYVSAASGAVGQLVGQFAKLMGCYVVGSAGSQEKVDLLKNKFGYNEAFNYKEEPDLNAALKRYFPEGIDIYFENVGGKMLDAVLLNMRTHGRIAVCGMISQYNLGEPEGTYNLMNIVYKRVRIQGFFVFDYSYEKFLEVVVPYIREGKIEYVEDIVEGLENGPAALIGLFTGRNVGKQLVVVSHN from the exons ATGGCAAGCAGTGATGAACTAGTTGTGAGTAACAAACAGGTTCTTTTCAAAGATTATGTTTCTGGTTTCCCAAAGGAATCAGATATGCAAGTGAATGTTAGTACCATTAACCTCAAATTACCTCAAGATTCTACTGGGATTCTTGTCAAGAATCTCTATCTCTCCTGTGATCCCTATATGCGAGTGCTGATGAACACTGACGAACAGTCTTCGAGCATCTTCAGCTCCTACACTCCAGGCTCT CCAATAACTGGGTTTGGAGTGGCCAAAGTTGTGGAATCAAGCAACCCCAACTTCAAAGAAGGAGAATTTGTATGGGGAACAACCGGATGGGAAGAGTATTCTCTCATCACATCACCTGAATCCCTCTTCAAAATTCACCATACTGATCTTCCCCTTTCTTACTATACTGGACTTCTTG GGATGGCTGGATTGACTGCATATGGTGGATTCTACGAGGTTTGTAATCCAAAGGAAGGAGAATACGTATATGTTTCAGCAGCATCAGGTGCAGTCGGTCAGCTTGTCGGCCAATTCGCTAAATTGATGGGTTGCTATGTTGTTGGAAGTGCTGGAAGTCAAGAAAAG GTAGATTTGTTGAAGAACAAATTTGGGTATAATGAAGCATTCAATTACAAAGAAGAACCTGACTTGAATGCTGCTCTGAAAAG GTACTTCCCGGAAGGAATAGACATATATTTTGAAAATGTCGGGGGAAAAATGTTAGACGCGGTGCTTCTGAACATGAGAACACACGGACGCATAGCTGTGTGCGGAATGATATCACAGTACAACCTTGGTGAGCCAGAAGGTACCTATAACCTGATGAATATAGTATATAAAAGGGTTCGGATACAAGGATTTTTTGTGTTTGATTATAGTTATGAGAAGTTTTTGGAAGTTGTGGTGCCTTACATAAGAGAAGGAAAGATAGAATATGTTGAGGACATTGTGGAAGGTCTAGAGAACGGACCAGCTGCTCTCATAGGCCTTTTTACTGGTCGAAATGTGGGGAAACAACTGGTTGTAGTTTCTCACAACTGA